The Flavobacteriales bacterium genome contains the following window.
AGCGCCCTGCTTCCTTCCTCCACCCTCTTTGAACAGCACCAGATCCGCAGACTCTACGATGAAGCCACAGAGAAGTGGTGGTTCTCGGTGATCGACATCGTCGGAGCCCTGATCGATCAGCCCGACTACCAAGCTGCGCGCAACTACTGGAAGGTGCTGAAGCACAGGCTGGCCCAAGAGGGAAGTCAACTGGTTACAGATTGTAACCGGTTGAAGTTGCCCGCTGATGATGGCAAGATGCGGGATACGGATGTGGCCAAAGCCGAAACGCTACTACGACTGGTCCAGTCGGTGCCCAGCCCGAAGGCCGAACCCATCAAACTCTGGCTGGCGAAGGTGGGGTACGAGCGCATGCAAGAAATGGCCGACCCGAGCTTGGGCCTTGACCGCGCCCGCGAGCTATGGCGCAAGCACGGCCGCAGCGAGAAGTGGATCCAGCAGCGGATGATGGGCCAGGAGACGCGCAACAAGCTGACGGACTATTGGAAAGAGCACGACATCAAGGAAGGTGAAGAGTTCGCGATCCTCACCAACATCATTCACCAGGAATGGAGTGGTGTGACGGTGAAGGACCACAAGGCGATCAAGGGCCTGAAGACCCAGAACCTCCGCGACCACATGACCGAAGCCGAACTGATCTTCACGGCGCTGGCGGAGATGAGCACCCGGCAGATCGCGGAGACCGAGCAGGCCAAGGGCATGCCGAAGAACAAGGTGGCGGCACGCAAAGGCGGCGGGATCGCGAAGAAGGCGCGGCTGGAGTTGGAGGAGAAGACCGGAAGGCCGGTGGTGTCGGGGAGCAATTTCTTGCCGCCGAAGAAGAAACAGGTCACAAAAGGCAAAAGGAAATGAAAGGAACCCGCACGGTCATTTGTCAAACCCTCGGAACGCTGCTCCTCCTCTCCTGCAACGGCCAACCCGCGAGCAAGGCACCGGTGCTGATCATGAACGATACGGTTAAGATCCCGACCGAATGGTTCCTGAAACTCGACTACCCAGAGCAACTGTGCCACTGGGTGCGCAACATGCACCAGGACAAGAGCGGCACGCTGTGGTTCGGCACCAACCACTACGGGCTGATCCGATACGCGAACGATACGCTGGAGTACCTCGCTGATAGTGCCGGCATCACCTCTGGTCGCATCAACGGGATCGTGGAAGGCGCGGACGGCATCCTGTGGGTCGCTACGGTTGGTGAAGGGCTGTTCAATTACGATCCCTCAGCTCGCCATTCCGCACGTCACGGCTTCAGTCAGTTGACCACGAAGGATGGCCTGTTGCACAACGACATCTGGAGCATGACCATGGGCCGCGATGGCGTGTTGTTGATCGGGACGATGAATGGCATATGCACGTTTGACGGTCGCACCTTCACAACGATCGATCTGCCAGCATCCACAGCGGTGGACTCCTTGGTCCAATTATCGCCCACCCGCATCACATGCATCCTGGAGGACAGCCATGGCAAGATCTGGTTCGGGCGAGATGGTGATGGGCTCTTCGTAATCGACCCGAAGGAGACCGGATCGCCCGGAACGTTCAAGCACTACACCGTTGAGGATGGCCTACCCGACAACAGCGTCTCCGGCCTGATGGAGGACAGCAAGGGTCGGTTGTGGATCGGTACCAACTTCAGTGGCGTGAGCCTCTTCGATCCTTCCGCCGTAACGGAGAAAGGGAACAACGCGTTCACCAACTTCACGAAGGACGGCGTGATCCAAGGGATCGAAGCGGGTGCGTTCCACGAAGACCGGTCTGGGCACATCTGGTTCGCCGCGGAGCACCAGGGTGTTTTCCGCTACGATGGGACGAGCTTCACTAACTACGGCCCCAAGGACGGCTTGAGCTCAGGCGGGATCCTATCCATCATGGAAGACCGGGAAGGTCGTTTCTGGTTCGGTGGTTTCGGTGGGCTCTTCCGGTTCGACCGGAAGACCGAGCGGTTCACGCCGGTTGGGAAGCAGGGACCGTGGAACTAGGACGAGGGATCATGAACAACGCACGAACACCCAGCTCCTTGAAGTCGGCGACCAAAGTTCGATCCGCCAATGCGAATTCGCGCAAGCGGGAAGGAGCGCACATGCACATACCGTTCGCCCTCGCACAAGGCTCTTCGCAGCAGGACCACTTCAGTTACCTGCACTTCACTTCGGGTACCGAACAGCGGGAGACTTTCCCAAGCACGCTCGAATTGCGCGGGCTTCAAACCAGCCGCGATGGTGAGGTACGGGTGCTCGGTCTCGCGGATGGCATCACGCAAGGCCTCGTTGGCCATCAGCGCCGCAACGATAGGTGTACGCACCTTGGCGATGGCGTCCTTCTGTACCGGGTCGATGTAGATGGTGCGCTTGTCGGGGAAGCGGGTGATGCCGTCGTAGTGCAAGGTAAAGCTGCGCTTACCCTTCGAGCCGAGGGCGATGGCTTGGATGATGGCAGATCCGTGCTCGGCTGGCAGATCGAGGAAGCACAGCGTGATGTGCGGCGGCGTGTTGCGCCCGCTGAAGGAACCGACGCGCTCGTGCAACACGGTGCGCCGGCGGTCCACTTTGGCTGCAAGCGCCAGGGATGGAAGGATGGTGAGGAGATAGCGGTGTTTCATCATTCCAAAGTTCCATAACGAGTGTGGTCCCGGCCCGCATTGCCGACCTGAAAGCGCTACGGCACAGCTCAGGCTTCCACCATCCTTGTGCGGGATCCATGGGCGTGCAATGCTTCCTTTGATCCGGCGGCGATCAGGTCCCTCGCGCTACTTTGTCCGACCGATCCCAAGCCCACGGACCGGCGGATAACCCAGCGCTCTATGGATGCCTATGACGTACTGACCTTCCTCAGCGGGCTGATCATCTTCAGCTACCTCTTCGATCTCTTCGCGAAGCGGACGCGCGTACCCTCGGTACTGCTGTTGTTGGCAACAGGCATGGGACTACGGGCGGTGGCGGATTACTGGGGCTTTCAAGCGTTCGATGTGAACCGCATTCTGCCGGCACTGGGCAACGTGGGCCTGATCCTCATCGTGTTCGAAGGTGCGTTGGACCTGACCTATACACCGTCCAAACGGCCCCTGATCCGCAAGGCGTTCCTGTCCTCGTTGTTCCTTCTGCTCTTGACGACGGCCGGGATCGCGTACCTCCTGTTCTTGCTCACAGCGGCCCCATTGACAGCCTGCGTGGCCAATGCAGTACCCCTGAGCGTGGTGAGTTCCGCGGTGGCCATTCCATCAGCGCGTGGCTTGCCCGAGCACGAACGCGAGTTCGTGGTGTACGAGTCCTCCTTCTCGGACATCCTGGGCATCATCCTGTTCAACTTTTTGGTCTCCAACGAAACGTTCGGTGCCGTGGCCTTCGGTCATTTGGGCCTCGAAATAGTCGGTGTGCTTGCGTTGAGCGCTGTATTCTCCATCGCCCTGCTCTGGTTGCTCGGCCGCATCACGCACCACGTCAAGTTCTTCCTGATCCTCGCCATCCTCATCCTGGTGTACGCGGTCGGCAAACAATTCCATCTGTCGTCGTTGGTAGTGATCCTCGCCTTCGGCATGTTCCTCTCCAACGCGGACCAAATGCCGTTCGACTGGTTCCGGCAACGCTTCCTTTACCCTGGCTTCCACAAGGACCTGGAACAATTCCATTCCCTCTCCAACGAGAGCGCCTTCCTGATCCGCACCTTCTTCTTCGTGTTGTTCGGCTTCAGCGTGGTGGCCGGTGCGTTGATCGACACCCAGGCAGCTATGCTTTGCGGGGTGTTGTTATTGGCGATCTATCTCATCCGTCCGCTCTTCATCCGGCTAGCGGTGGGCATGCGCTCCGCAGCGGTGATGTTCATCACCCCGCGCGGGCTCATCAGCATCCTGTTGTTCTTCTCGCTACCGGCCTCATTGCGCATACCCGAGGTGGATACCCCGCTGCTTTTCATGGTGGTGCTGGCCACATGCTTGATCATGGCCATCGGGTTGATCGCCAGCGGAACGAGCCTCCCGCTCGTGGAGAACGGGAACGGGAACGATCAAGCGAAGTAAGAGGCCGACGCGCTGTTCTCACCGCAACTGGAAGCTCCGCACCAGCCCGTACCGCTCGCCGGGCAGCAGCACCCGCTTGAGCAGCACGACCTCGGTCACGTGCTCCGCGCTGGTGTACGTGTGCGGCGCGAGCAGGTCCCAGGCCGCATCGAACTGGTGGGGTTTCTGTCCGGCTGCGAGGGTCAGGTGCGGGTGATCGGTCTCGCGAACGGCCGCGTGCAAGCGGGGATCGGCGGTGAGGGCCGCAACGATGGGCGTGCGCACCACGGCGATGGCCTCCTTCTCCACCGGGTCGATGTAGGTGGTGCGCTTGTCGGGGAAATGGGTAATGCCGTGGTAGTGTAGGGTGAAGCCCGGTTGACCGGTCACACCTCTGGAGATGGCATCAATGATGGCGGGCTCATGCGCGGCGGGCAGGTCCAGGAAGCAGAGGGTGATGTGCGGTGGGTTGTGGCGGCCGTTGAAGGAGCCGATGCGGGCGTGGAGCGCGGTGCGCAGGCGCTCCACCTCGGCGGCCAGGGCCGGGGCGGGCAGGATGGCGAGGAGGAAGCGGTGGAGCGCCATGAGCGGTCAAACTTCACCATGACCGCTTGGAAATTTATTATGCGTGCATAACTTTAACCCGAAGCAACCGTAGAACATCAGGGGCATTTCGATCATCTGATCGTCCGATCCCTGATCAACTGATCGACACCCATGAGCACCGATACGAAAAAAGCCCTGCAGGGCGGCGAGTTCCTGATCCGCGATAGCGAGCCCAAGGACATCTTCATCCCGGAGGAGTTCAACGAAGAACAGGGCATGATCGCCCAGACGGCCACGGATTTCCTGGCCGCCGAGGTGTGGCCGCACCTGGATCGCATCGACAGCATGGAGGAAGGGCTGATGCCCAAGATCCTGGAGAAGGCCGGCGAGCTGGGCCTGCTGGGCATCTCGATCCCCGAGGACTACGGCGGCTTCGGCAAGGACTTCGTGACCGGCATGCTGGTGACGGAGAAGACCGGCGCGGGGCACAGCTACAGCGTGGCGATGGCGGCGCACACGGGCATCGGCACACTGCCCCTGCTCTACTACGGCAACGCCGAGCAGAAGGCGAAGTACGTGCCCAAGCTGGCCACCGGCGAGTGGAAAGCGTGCTATTGCCTGACCGAGCCCGGCAGCGGCAGCGACGCGAACAGCGGCAAGACCAAGGCCGTGCTGAGCCCCGACGGCAAGCACTACTTGATCAACGGCCAGAAGATGTGGATCACGAACGGCGGCTTCGCCGATGTGTTCACGGTCTTCGCGAAGATCGATGACGATGAGAACCTCAGCGCATTCATCGTGGAGAAGGACTTCGGCGGCATCACGCTGAACCCCGAGGAGAAGAAGATGGGCATCAAGGGCAGCAGCACGCGCCAGGTGTTCTTCAACGACTGCAAGGTGCCGGTGGAGAACATGCTGAGCGAGCGGCAGAACGGCTTCAAGATCGCGGTGAACATCCTGAACATCGGCCGCATCAAATTGGCCGGTGCGGCACTGGGCGGTGCGAAGGCCGTGGTGGACCAGAGCGTGAAGTACGCCAACGAGCGCATCCAGTTCGGCAAACCGATCAGCGCGTTCGGTGCGATCCGCCAAAAGCTCGCCGATCAAGCGACCTATTGCTACGTGGTGGAGAGCGCCACCTACCGCTGCAGTCAGGACATGGAGAACGCCATCGAGGCCCTGGAGGCCGGCGGCGCGGACCACGCCAAGGCGCTGCTGAAGGGCGTGGAGCAATACGCGGCCGAAGCCGCCATTCTGAAGGTGGCCGGCAGCGAATGCCTCGACTATGTGTGCGACGAGGGCGTGCAGATCTATGGTGGCATGGGCTACAGCGCCGAGAGCCCCGTGGAGCGCGCCTACCGCGACAGCCGCATCAACCGGATCTTCGAGGGCACCAATGAGATCAACCGCATGCTCACGGTGGACATGCTGCTGAAGCGTGCGATGAAAGGCCAGCTCGACCTGATGGGTCCCGCGCAGAACGTGGCCGCAGAGCTGATGGGCATCCCCGACATGCCGGAGCCGGAGGAGTCACTGCTCGCCGATGAGAAACGCATGGTGGCCAACTTCAAGAAGGCCGTGCTATTGGCCGCCGGTGGCGCCGCGCAGAAGCTGGGCATGGACCTCGCGAAGCACCAGGAGACCTTGATGCACATCGCCGACATGGTGATCGATACCTACCTGGCCGAGAGCGTGCTACTAAGGACGATGAAGCTCGCCGACCTGAAGGGTGCGGCGAACGTGCAAGAGCAGATCGCGATGTGCCAGCTCTACATCCATGACGCCGCCGACCGCATCCACAAGTGGGCCAAAGAGGCGGTATGCAACTTCGCTGAAGGTGATGAGCAACGTGCCATGCTGATGGGAGCGAAGCGCTTCGCGAAGAACACACCGATCAATACGGCGGAACTACGCAAGGCGATCGCGAAGAAGTTGATCGCCGAGGGGAAGTACTGCTACTGAAAGCCGGCGCACAGGCCCACGTCACTGACCGGTCGAATGACCAGCGTCAGCTTTTCCGTGCCATCTTCACGGCAGCTTCACGCCCATGGACGCAACGTTGTTCTACAAGGAGCTTGGCCGCTTGCTGTACGCCATCGCCGCCGCCGACGGGAAGGTGACCCGCAAGGAAGTGGACACCGTGAAGTGGGTGGTGAAGGACATGCTGGTGCCCGTGGAAGCCGGCACTGACCACCACGGCACGGACCAGGCTTTCATCACGGAGTTCGAGTTCGATACGCTCCTGGAACGGACGGCCAGTTCCGAAGAGGCGTATGCCTCCTTTACGGCCTACATGGACCTGCACCGGCACCACCTGCCGAAGGAGCGCCGCGAGCTGATCTACAACTGTGCGGAGTCAGTGGCCCACGCGATGCATGGCGTCAATTCGAAGGAATTGCCGCTGCTCATCGACCTGCACCTGCTGCTGGGCTGAGCTGTCCGGTCATCGCGACCAGGTCATCCATGCTGGTGTCCTCGTCAAGGGAAAGGCACGGCACCGCCACAACGCCATCGGTCTTGCGCAGGTGCTTGCCTTCCACCATCGCCACGTTGCCGGCATCGTCGGACAGGATCAACCAATCCATGCGGCCCGGCGCTACGCCGAGGCTCTGTTCCTCGCCACCGTTGCCCCAGATGGTCACCACCGCATTGCGCCCGCTGCTGATGGCATAGGCCGATGTCCATTTGAACGGCTGGCCCTTCTCGTCCTCGAACCGCGCGATCATCTGTTGCACACGGTCGTAGCTGATGAGCCGGTCGATGTTGCACAAGCCGAAGCCGCTTGCCCAAAGCGATTGCTGTAGGCCCTGGTTGCCCCGCTTCATCATACCGGCCATCATGCGCGCGTGTTCCCGCACGGCGTGGGCATGGAAGTCCGGGCGTTCGATGTCGGCTTCGGTGGCGGTCATAATGGGTTTCGCGCTGCTGTACGCGTACTGGCGGTGCTGCTGGTCTTCAGTGCGGATCTGTTTCGCGCGTATGGCCATGCGGTCATCAAACTGCCGTTCGCGGAGAGCGAGGGCTTTGTCGTATTCCCCCAGACAAGCGCTAAGACCACCGGCATCCTTCAGGCTGGCTTCGGCCAGTTCGGCATCCACGGGCAGATCGATCCACTGCCCGCGGTCCTTCAGGCGGATGGTGAGCTGGCCGGTCTTGTCGTCGTGCACCAAACGCACGTCCTGGTAGTAGTGCCTGCGCGAGAACTGCTTGCTCAATTCCTTGCGGGTGAGCGGTCCATCGTAGGCC
Protein-coding sequences here:
- a CDS encoding cation:proton antiporter, which produces MDAYDVLTFLSGLIIFSYLFDLFAKRTRVPSVLLLLATGMGLRAVADYWGFQAFDVNRILPALGNVGLILIVFEGALDLTYTPSKRPLIRKAFLSSLFLLLLTTAGIAYLLFLLTAAPLTACVANAVPLSVVSSAVAIPSARGLPEHEREFVVYESSFSDILGIILFNFLVSNETFGAVAFGHLGLEIVGVLALSAVFSIALLWLLGRITHHVKFFLILAILILVYAVGKQFHLSSLVVILAFGMFLSNADQMPFDWFRQRFLYPGFHKDLEQFHSLSNESAFLIRTFFFVLFGFSVVAGALIDTQAAMLCGVLLLAIYLIRPLFIRLAVGMRSAAVMFITPRGLISILLFFSLPASLRIPEVDTPLLFMVVLATCLIMAIGLIASGTSLPLVENGNGNDQAK
- a CDS encoding 2'-5' RNA ligase family protein; protein product: MALHRFLLAILPAPALAAEVERLRTALHARIGSFNGRHNPPHITLCFLDLPAAHEPAIIDAISRGVTGQPGFTLHYHGITHFPDKRTTYIDPVEKEAIAVVRTPIVAALTADPRLHAAVRETDHPHLTLAAGQKPHQFDAAWDLLAPHTYTSAEHVTEVVLLKRVLLPGERYGLVRSFQLR
- a CDS encoding acyl-CoA dehydrogenase family protein, which encodes MSTDTKKALQGGEFLIRDSEPKDIFIPEEFNEEQGMIAQTATDFLAAEVWPHLDRIDSMEEGLMPKILEKAGELGLLGISIPEDYGGFGKDFVTGMLVTEKTGAGHSYSVAMAAHTGIGTLPLLYYGNAEQKAKYVPKLATGEWKACYCLTEPGSGSDANSGKTKAVLSPDGKHYLINGQKMWITNGGFADVFTVFAKIDDDENLSAFIVEKDFGGITLNPEEKKMGIKGSSTRQVFFNDCKVPVENMLSERQNGFKIAVNILNIGRIKLAGAALGGAKAVVDQSVKYANERIQFGKPISAFGAIRQKLADQATYCYVVESATYRCSQDMENAIEALEAGGADHAKALLKGVEQYAAEAAILKVAGSECLDYVCDEGVQIYGGMGYSAESPVERAYRDSRINRIFEGTNEINRMLTVDMLLKRAMKGQLDLMGPAQNVAAELMGIPDMPEPEESLLADEKRMVANFKKAVLLAAGGAAQKLGMDLAKHQETLMHIADMVIDTYLAESVLLRTMKLADLKGAANVQEQIAMCQLYIHDAADRIHKWAKEAVCNFAEGDEQRAMLMGAKRFAKNTPINTAELRKAIAKKLIAEGKYCY
- a CDS encoding 2'-5' RNA ligase family protein; the protein is MMKHRYLLTILPSLALAAKVDRRRTVLHERVGSFSGRNTPPHITLCFLDLPAEHGSAIIQAIALGSKGKRSFTLHYDGITRFPDKRTIYIDPVQKDAIAKVRTPIVAALMANEALRDAIRETEHPYLTIAAGLKPAQFERAWESLPLFGTRSEVQVTEVVLLRRALCEGERYVHVRSFPLARIRIGGSNFGRRLQGAGCSCVVHDPSS